In Nematostella vectensis chromosome 3, jaNemVect1.1, whole genome shotgun sequence, the genomic window GCTTTAAGAATCACGAAAAGTCACAGCAGTTTTTTCCAACTACTGActttttgtcctttttttcAAGCATAATTCAAAATTTGTTATGATAATCACTCAGAATAAAGggtcaaagaaaatgaccaacCATCCAATCAAGAGACTAGAAAATTTTAATAGATAATCATCAGATTTTCTACACAAGAAAAACTTTTTTCTATATACACAGCAACTCTGTCATTATTCAAGGCCCCCCATCATAAcattttataaataattgataacGCACATTTATATTAGATAAACCCTTgcctttttttcaaatataagAACCTCtccataaaaaaatagatttcTTAATTAAAGGTTGGTGGAAATGAGATGTAGGTTAATATGTACGTATAGCGGTTATCTGTTAAAGGTCTGTTGATTTTCTCTGGATTATTCTATGGAAATCTCATTCCCTTCTGATCAAACAAATGACAGTTGAGATAATAACACTGGGAAGGCAAGgagaaattaaacaaaaaaataaattggagCTGAAGTGAGGCTATGGTGACAAGTCGATAATTTTACTCAATTTACGAAATCATTATCTCCTATTTAATTTTaagagcgaaaaaaaaaagctaaacaGCCCGTCAAGATGAAATACCGCTGCCCCTGGTCATAATGGCTCACGTTTTCTAATTGTGCTTTACGGTTCCATATCTTTAccgggccgtagcagggggtggggcattaGGGGCACGTTCCCCACCAATACTTTCATAAAttatataaggaaatggaatgtGCCCAcacaaaattataaggaaacgAAATGTGCCCACACAACTTTCTTGATGATTCTGTACCGTTCTCCCTTCCCCACCCTAATTTGTTTTGAGGCTTTTTACGGCTCTGCTTTATTTATTACATAGTTGTTTTTGGAATAAATATTACATACAGCCTATAAATATTACATACAGCTGTATTCAGTGTTTTGAAACATGTTCTCCCAATCGTGTCCATATTTGTTTACGAAGGTCTCATAACTGACATTTCCCTTTAGGACATTTCCTTCTTTAGGAAATACAGTGTCTAACTCATCGAGATATCTCTGTGCTTCTGTTCCTTTAATCTTACTCCTCCTCATCATGTTCTGGTTACAGATGGTGATGGCAGGAAAGTCTATCTCGTCAGGTTGCTCGACCCCGCGACTCATGACTATCCTGTGCGCTAGGAGCCGGTCAACGCTGTTGTATAACTGGTAGAACAACGCCACCCAGCATCCTAGTAGCATCAAAAGCCAGATGAAACGCCTTAAAGGCGAGCCAGGGTGAATTAAAAAGTGGAACCCATGTAATGTTGTGTAGCCAGCAAAATCCTGTAACATGGTCGGTTGTGGCTCTCTTTTCTCGTCTTCTTCACAATCTTTGTTATCTGTCTTTGTGTTTTGGTTAAAAGACTCCATTGTGCTCTGCGTTAGGTACAATAAAAAAGGGTTAGATGAGATCTAAAAGATGTTGCGCAGTCATTGTAAAAGCGAAACCTTCATTTCTTGTTTTCTCTTATCAGGTAGTAAGTCGTCTTTCCATATTAACATACTTCAATCAAAGTGTCATTACCAGGGGAAATAATTATATATCACAATTTTAATGTAATTTTTGCAAACACAGCCTTTGAAAATTATTCGTCAGTAAATAACGTTTTAAAAGAGTCAGCTATCATTTAGCTGTTTAGTACATATATTaagctatttttatttatgacGCTAGCTTTCGTCAGCTGACGAGCCATCGTTCTAGCTTTTTCCTTGCTTATTCTCGTTTCCCGAGTACAAACAACAAACTGTCCCCAGGGACATCGGACTTTTGTGATGAATGTAGTCTTTCAAAATTAAGTCAAAGATTTGATAATATGTACGCGTCGATGATAATCATAATATGAGGTTTTGATAATCATCTTGCTGacaaagtttatttttcttttccctcatcaaaataagataaaaaagacGGGAACAACATTTCCTTACTAACTAAAAAAAGtccatgcatttttttttaaatttagcATTAAGGCGGGGGTCTACCTGAACTCATAGCAAATTGAGTGgtgttgcaaaaaaaaatcacaactgTCAAAGTTTTCATCATAACTATAGCAAACCATATATCATTGGAAAGGTTATGAGATGACGATTctgattttatattttattccgTGAAATATGACAATGTAATTTGATACCAGGCTTTCAAAAAGACACATGCTGAGTAAGGAGAGtttttatttaagaaaaaataactccTTGCAGATTGAATGGAATTTCGATTTTTCTTCATTGTACTATTGCTAGAACACTAATAATTAAAATGAGTTGAGGAAATTTTGGAATTCCAAAAAATAAGCCAATAGAAGTCATTTAAATTTGCATAATAGGCAAATTGACTTCATCAGTCCATaactttcttttaaaaaattaaagaggAAATCCCTCAACTCATTTTAATCACCTCAGTTATATCTATCAATGCTGAAAGTTTGAGGTCAATTGAACAAATTCTTGAAGAGATATCTTTTCTTAAAGCCCGAAAAGCAAAAATTCGGGAAAATGCCTTTAAAGTTGACAATAATCACAAAAACGCTGTTTCTTATCATATAAGCAAtgttcttgaaaatattttagctAAAAGGCTCCAGACTCGTAAGTAACACCCTCAGCACTCCTTAGAGCCTCCTCCCTGCGTACTCTGCGCATCTGGGTGGCCtgtcttttcttctttgcCTTTTCAGACACTTGCCTGTCTGCTTTCTGCACCCGCTTTCTGTCCTTAAGAAGGGATCCCTGCTTTGTATGGCTGCCAGCAGGGATCAAAAGACTCTCCATCACTTTCTCCCTACTAGCAGCCCCCCCATGAAAATGGCAGACAGCAGATGCTGCTGCAAATCGCACCACCTTTGGGCCATGGTGCTTGTGTTTTGGGCATCGGGCCCAAACCAACGAATTAATACATTCGTTAGGGTTCTGTGTCTTTCCACGAACACATCTCTTCAGTAAATCAGTCTCACTCAAGCTCATGTATACTGGCCGCAGTACCTCTAGGAAAACCTCAGGTAAGCAGTCTGCTGAGTCGTAACTGGAGGTACCGGTGGCTCAAACTCCTTGCCATCATCTCCTATCAGCTTCTGACGCAGTCTTTTTGCGGCCGAACACATTTCACGTCTTCCCTCCTCTTCCTGAGCATTGACAATTATGTCCAATTGTTTGTAATATGCTGCTTTGCTAACGCATGGCATATTCATGACTCTGCAAAATGAAGCAAGTCCCTCATATCCATTTCCACTTTCCAGGGAGTGGTACACTACTCGCCGGTGACATCGAAAGACTTGCCTCTTCAGTGGATTTGACTTGATGTTGTCAGAGTTTCAGTTTCATGACAGGAACTGCACTTAACCTCGAAAGAGGATTTCAGCCCTGCCCTTGCTGAAgtagtttcttttatttcaagtttacctgcaataaaacaaacactTAGAATCGCTAGCTAATGAATCAGCCATTGATTCAAACAGAATAATTGTTACTTATAATATGAGTCTTACAGTCCCACTGAGTTCAAGAAATCATAAGGTCACGTATTCTGTGTATATAGTAATTTCCAAATCTGAGACCAATCATATAAACTAAATCACTACATTGAGCTTATCAGCGAAAACAATATGatgttatttttcaaaatactcaCCTTCATGAACATCGGAAAGATATGAAGAGAGGCATCCCAAGTCCACGACTCGATATTCGCAGGCTTCAGCATCATCACCAGATTCATCCTCGTGGTCTGAGTCAAATTCTGAAAGGCTTTGATCGTCCGAAGAAAACTCTCCGTCAAAGCTTTCATTGTAGCCATGGTCGCTAAGCTTCTTTCTAGAAGCACTTGCTGGAGCTTGTTCACTGTGATCTGGAGTATAATCTGCCGATCGAGAGTGTGAGGGTCCTGGTTCTTCGTCGAGGCCACGAGTTGTTTGAGAGCTTTCATCTCTGTCTGAGCGGTTCAGCTCCTGTTTTTGCTTGCCGTAAAACAcgcgttttcttttctttcggTACGTCGATGAGTCTTTTTCCCCCACCATTATCTTTCAAGGTCTTTTAAAGAGTTGATATGAGTTGTATATAGCTTTGAGGATCGCGGTTCGATAAGTTTAGAAGTTTTGCTGGATTTTGCACATGTATATCCCATAATAGTTGTGTATTTTGCTGTCAACCGCTGGACAGTTGTTTCAAGAGAGATTTGAGGAGGTTTGTATGGCGATTGGGCCCCATTGGAGTAGAAAAAATGCGCCGAATTCAAAAGAAACAGTAatcgttgccatggcaacgtgGTCTTCAAACTTGAcacaactttttaaaagcgctCGGGATTATCGAAAAAGAGTCAGGACAGTTGTAGGACAACATTGAATCGATAAAGGAATAGCTGAATATGATATTTatcgaaaattttttttttttgatgtCTGTAGTGAGTTTCAGGTAGACCCCCGCCTTAACCTCCgaaaacagcaaataacgtCCTTTTCAGTCAACTATTATTAGTGAACTATCATCTAGTGCTTATATAAGTAtaagctttcttttttttaagctAGCCTTCGTCAGCAGACGATACATCATTCAGGGCTTTTCCCTTGCTTTAATTCTTACCTTCAGGAACCGATGGCAGTTTTGGAAAACGTATCCTCTTTAAATTGGTCAACCATTTCCCGGGTACACTAACTGCCAGCAAGGGCAACAGAATTGAGGGCCCTATACAAAGTTATTTGCATTTTCATTGTATTTACTTGGCTCGTTCTATAGTAACTAAGTAGAAGTCCCATGGGACTTCTATAATTGGTCTACATCAAACTTCAATGATTGTATTGCAATGTAGTCCTTAATTAAGTCAGGGTTATGATCATTATGTTTCAACGCTTTCCCCAGGCGTTCTACCTGGGGAAAGCGTTGTTATGAGTATAATTGAGTCGACGACAATCATATTATGGAGGTTTTGATAATCATCATGCTCACAAAgttcaattttgtttttcctcattaaaataagataaaaaagctAGCTTTTTGTTTAAGGTATTATTGTGATTAATACAAACttgattaataataataaaaaagatgaaCATGTAGAAATTCGATGAGCCATGCAATGATATTCAATTTCCAGAATTTATATTTCGACTTCCTTTCAATGTTGTACGCTATAACAAAGACTTTGTTTGAGATAATAACGCCCTCACACCAGGAGCACCTCAATCACCATCCAACACAAACATAGCATCATTCACGGAACGCGTTGCCAAGACATAGATATTCATATAGGAAATTCTTCTCCCTTTCCTTTTCTACTTGCTTTACCCGGGTCTCCCTAATTTCACCCTCTCTTCGCCCTTGTTAAACCAGCCAAGAGCAGAGTAAAAGTTCTTTACTTAAAGTATGGGAAGAAATGTTGAAACATACAGCTGCtgtcaaaattaaaaacaaaaaaaatttcgtAGTAACATAAAAACAAACCTGTGAGAAATCGCCGACTTTCCTTTGGGTACTTGTCTTGATGTTTTCTTTCTTGGCGATGAAGCCTCCCAACAGCAAGCTTTAAGAATCACGAAAAGTCACAGCAGTTTTTTCCAGCTATTTTTTTAAGCAAAATTTAAAGTTTATTATGATTATCACTCAGAACAAAGGGGTTAAAGAAACTGACCAGCCATCCAATCAGGAGACTAGAAAGTTTTAATAGATACTCATCGGATTTTTTACACaagaaaaactttttttcctATTTACAAAGCAACTGTCATTATTCAAGGCCCCCATTATAACATTTCATAAATAATTGATAACGCACATTTAAATTAGATTACAAAACTTTTACCTTTTGTGTTCAAATATAAGAACCTCTTCATAAAAAAGTAGAGTTCTTTTTAGTTAAAGAAAGGTGGAAATGAGATGTAGATTAATATGTACGTATAGCGGTTATCTGTTAAAGGTCTGTTGTTTTTCACTGAATTATTCTCATTAAACAGATGACAGTTGAGATAATAATACTGGAAGGGCAAGGAGAAATTAAACAAAACATGAAATTGAAATTGGAGTGAGGCTATGACAAgtcgataaaaaaataattttactcaATTTAACTCATTATATCCTAATTAATCGTAAgagcagaaaaaaaagctAAACAGCCCGTCAAGATGAAATACCGCTGCCCTTGGTCATGATGGCTCACGTTTTCTAATTGTGCTTTCCATCTCTTtacagtgccgtagcagggggtggggcatcgGGGAACGTGCCCCAGCAATATTTTCATaaattataaagaaatgaccagtaggggcgtggctgtgccacCACAACTTTCTTGATGATTCTGTACCGTTCCCCCTTCCTTAACCAATTCATTTCGAGGCATTATACGGCTCTGCTTTAcgtcaggcccgtagccaggattttgagcggggtggttcgttttttccatttcagcggaccaaatttccggtatacccctcccctcattactgggatacctgtggtatcctagtcataaaatgcaactgtttttttttccgtggTCCCGGGAAATCTGCCATATTGTGCAATACCCCATGAGCCTCTGCGCCACTTCGTGTACCATCTATTTTGTGTCCCCATTTGTCATTACGCTATGGCTGAGCTTACATTAAGTACGTCCCTTCTGCCCTTATAAGGTCATCGCTAATTCACTTCAAGACAGGAGACGCGCCTTGTTGGATTTGAGATTTCATCCGAGCATTAGCTTATATTTGTGCAGGTAAAAAAGGCAACTTTGGCGATTATATTATTgcaaatgcaatcaaagctTTTTTATCTATAATGCTATTGTGGAAATTCATgtgaatttgaatttttaccGCGTATTTCCTTCGTCGATTCGTGATATGATTAGTCGAAGACCCGACCCGTAGGGCCgtaaagaaagaaacaagTGTTCGGGAGCTTTCTTCAAGGCCAAAATTTGAGGTGCTTTAGCTTTATACACTCAGGAATGAAGTAAAGTTAATTACATTTATTTCTTATGTGCATTTTGTATTTTGGTGGGAATATTGTCAACAAGGGAATGCTGTTGAGACCCAAAATAAATTGTGGCTAATAGTCGCGGGTTTATTGGAACAATGAATTAAACAATGATATCTAAGTACTTATTTATTACAATACTTACTGCtactaaattttaaaaaaagagagtttgtttttttgtaatatttcTCATTATTATTGTTCCGCCAATGCTGCCGCTTCCTAAGTGATGCTCTAAAATTCGCCATGAATATGCTAATatcttaaaacattttttgctcAGTATTCAGATTTTATTACAAACCCTTATAGTTAGAAAATTGTAAGGTCTCCAGTGGAAGACCGGAGTTCCAAGAAAGGAAGAAGCAGCTCCCATTCGTGTCTATATATCTGTCTTCACATCTGTttctatatgtttttaaatttcaaagcAAATACACCCAAGGAATGTTTGGCCATAGCCCTCCTTGTTACATCCATGGTATTCTAGAAGTTAACCAGATAGGCGTAGTCTTTCCCGAAGGAGTAATTCAAACAGCACCAGAAATATAGGGCCAGCTCAATGTCGCACAAGAGTAGCTGTTGGAAAACAAGTTGGTGGACTAAATATATCTTTTGACTTTCCAGattatttgtttgaaaattgcTATATCCTAAAAACTgttttgacccccccccccccccaaatgtgctatcacttataacaattttcaaacacattttctaTGACAGTGCTTTGCTGCGGATTATATCTCTTTCTATGTAGTTTATGTGTATGCTCTCTGCACTGCTGTATGATAGCATTTGGAAGAAATTTACACTGTAAAAGATAGGAAAATTAGTCATGTCCACTTTCATGgtgagtccccccccccccaatcaaACCTGGAGAGTTGGTGCTTCTTACCAttcttgccccaatcagtgttaTGATATGGCATTTATAACATAACTCAAGATTTTACAAATGTTTTTAGTATATCCAGGCGGTATTATTATTGGCCAAAAATATTGTCATACAtatacacaggtaacccatcaGGTaccccagtcaaccctgcgcgcagggtcttGTTAGATTAGGtaatcaatcttgtatttaaaatgttattaatagggtaCTTTTTAACGTATAGCggtaataataaagatattaTAGTCATTTTGAAGACATATTaatgtgcacggtatatctctagccaaacgttatatatttttgtttgctctgagcggaccttcaagccgggaggggggggttcgtccgaaccccccctggctacgggcctgttacGTTCGCTTGTCGTATTCATGTTATGGGGCATAACCAATTCTGTATTTTCATCTTATGGGGCAATTACGAATCCTGACGTCTGGTAGAAAAGGTTTTATAGGTTAAggctttttttaatcattagaaaaaaatattaaaaatcattGATTGATCAcataaattttatttattacaaagtTGTTTTTGGAATAAATATTACATATAgcctataaaaaaataccaaagaTTTACACCTTTTGCGCGCTTGAAAGCGCCCATTTTATCTAGAAATACGAGAAGTAAAATATAATCTATTTACAAATTGGACCAGCCAATTACAGCTAACCTGAGCTAACAAGGACTTTCAAGGGAGGGCATGGTAGTCTTATATAGACTGTGGTTAAGAGATCCCAGCAGTATCAGAACATAACGTCAACACTCAACACTCGCATATTTCTGCAAGTTTCAGAAAAAAAGTTTgtgttttcaatcaaatattttcCAGAGATACAAAATAGAAAACAGCACATAACAATGCACATAGCTTGCCTCCACACTGTATCCTTCTATAGCAGAATGGAAGAGTGAGGTAAAAATGTATAATCGACGAGTTTGTGCTCTTTATTAAGGTATCAGGCGGTAATCTATTTTTCTTGCAGTAACATGAAAGACATTTCGCCACTTTTAAAAATAAGTATGTATTCAAGAGCAGTCATTAGCTAATTTGTGTCGTGTACGGTCTATAAATCTCTGGTAACAGAGCTCTCTTCTTGTTTGTTGAAGGATAGGTCTTCTATCTGTCAATCACAGCTCGGCATGTTCAGCTTCTGACGCTCCCCACACGCTTCGTTTTCGACGCCTGTTGTTTGGGTATGTAACGAAGAATCTGTTCTTGTCAACAGTACTCTGTCGCGACCAAGAATAATTGTGTGTTTAGAGAGAGCGGATAACATATTATCATTAGCACAAGAGAACCACGTTTTATTCAAGAGGCTTAGGAAACAAGCCAATTTGTAATCATAAAACGTAGGAAAGTACTCATTTGGATACATTGTAATGGCAGTGACACTATTTACAACTGACTTTGGTAATTCAGAGGCGCGCACCatacgcccccccccccccctaaagcAAACTCTGGTTATTAATGAAACAAgaaccataaaaaaaaaattatagtgTGGGATTGAAGGACTGAATGTGGCGTACTGACCGGTACGAAGTCAGGCTTGCCGACCAGGTCACCGTTATTGCTGCGTCCGCTCTGGTCCATAAGCAGTGAAGGGGAGGATTCCTCCATGGAGTAGTGAGCAAGGACGAGATTTTTATGTATGGGCCACGTCAGACCGGCCAACTTcatgtagtcggacagctcgcTGTCCGGAATCTGGACCCTCCAGATGGTAGTCTGGAAAGAAGAGCATTGTTCAGAAATGAGGTAAAATATAAAGTAATGCAGTACGGTCAAGGGAAAAACTGTCAGAAACGAATGCAAACTATGTTGGATTGAACTAGGGGAAAAAATAGATGTTTAAGGGATTGTCATCCTTTAtcgtgttgttctgtttgCCTTTTCACTTTAATCTGATCTTGCTGATACTCACGTCGTCTAAGGTGCCCTTCATAAAGTTGTCCCTGTCGCGGCCGAGATAGAGATTCATACTTCGTGTCTACAAGATAAACCATATACCATtattaaacaacaacaacaaaacacgtCACTAGAAGTCGAAAAGTTACAAATAAAAGACAAATACTAACCAGCGAAGGAGGAGCCAAATTGGAGTTGCTACCAACTAAGGAGCCATTCACAAAAAGATCCAGTTTGTGCCCTGTCAATAAGAAGGAAACTTTATAATAACAGCAGTTTTCACTGTTGTCTGACTATTGTTGACAGCTCATTACGGCGCAGAAACAAAGTGCAGTGAAGCAAGTCAATCCCGGGGCTCGTTTCTCCAAACACCCGAGaactctcgggcccgaaaacgatttattctttgaatttgaaaagctggctaatttctataaaatttatggtatctactgtaaatgtgtataaatatcgtcaaac contains:
- the LOC125561229 gene encoding uncharacterized protein LOC125561229, yielding MVGEKDSSTYRKKRKRVFYGKQKQELNRSDRDESSQTTRGLDEEPGPSHSRSADYTPDHSEQAPASASRKKLSDHGYNESFDGEFSSDDQSLSEFDSDHEDESGDDAEACEYRVVDLGCLSSYLSDVHEGKLEIKETTSARAGLKSSFEVKCSSCHETETLTTSSQIH